In the Helianthus annuus cultivar XRQ/B chromosome 11, HanXRQr2.0-SUNRISE, whole genome shotgun sequence genome, one interval contains:
- the LOC110930566 gene encoding nucleoside diphosphate kinase-like, with product MVWEGKNVVTTGRKIIGATNPADSAPGTIRGDFAIDIGRNVIHGSDAVESARKEIGLWFPEGAANWSSSLHPWIYE from the exons ATGGTTTGGGAGGGCAAGAACGTGGTCACCACCGGCCGCAAAATCATCGGTGCTACAAACCCTGCTGACTCTGCTCCTGGCACCATCCGTGGTGATTTTGCAATCGACATTGGCAG AAATGTGATTCATGGAAGCGATGCCGTTGAGAGTGCGAGGAAGGAGATTGGTCTGTGGTTCCCTGAGGGTGCTGCCAATTGGTCAAGCAGCCTTCACCCATGGATCTATGAATGA
- the LOC110932504 gene encoding extensin-like: MTGHDHEAGPSHRRTPSITMSTSPQEPWRLYVEPGRRSVSLSSSPSYQHSFGPNSENEPNNQPPAFIPLQRSNSHHSFGSPTPVFQSRFNPANLLPEPVGFNPLGPGDHFSEENDMDEDTDPVEPASGTPNHPIEISDGSSFHGSPYRGPDSFMERFNQHDWYFTPSEHSHHDQQQDPSVGQQFVAVTPPPPPPVEPQQPPPEPPRRRRSNARMSVRGGIRIATPQPSSGSHYPPLQEEEDPYNGGPSSPLPDVNSVPVIPPLGFDNPIPAYAGSAAYNPFEQPAHTHYNYNYGYADVDPYQVARDYNALHPEGPYGGPWTTGYPTYGYQHQPPPPPVYQPPQPPIQQEVLERLNQVEQEVREDRRERQGFFKGLSDLLKGKSKRRGH; the protein is encoded by the coding sequence ATGACAGgccatgatcacgaggccgggccgTCGCATCGACGCACTCCTTCCATCACCATGAGCACCAGCCCGCaagagccatggaggctctatgTCGAACCCGGGAGGCGATCAGTATCACTCAGCTCCTCTCCGTCGTACCAACATTCATTTGGGCCCAATTCTGAAAACGAGCCCAATAACCAGCCTCCAGCTTTCATACCTCTCCAAAGATCCAACTCCCACCATTCTTTTGGCAGCCCAACACCTGTTTTTCAAAGCCGGTTTAACCCGGCTAACCTTTTGCctgaacccgtgggttttaacccacttggaccgggaGATCATTTTTCTGAGGAGAATGACATGGATGAGGACACCGACCCTGTGGAACCTGCATCAGGAACACCAAATCATCCAATTGAAATATcagatgggtcatcctttcatggatcACCGTACCGAGGACCGGACAGTTTTATGGAGAGATTCAACCAGCACGATTGGTATTTTACTCCGTCTGAGCACTCGCACCATGATCAGCAACAGGACCCTTCAGTGGGTCAACAGTTTGTAGCAGTcacgccaccgccgccaccgccaGTAGAGCCGCAACAGCCGCCTCCAGAACCACCAAGGCGAAGAAGATCTAATGCACGAATGTCCGTGCGAGGTGGAATACGGATTGCTACTCCTCAGCCAtcaagtggcagtcattatccgccacttcaggaAGAAGAAGACCCATATAATGGTGGTCCATCCAGCCCTCTTCCAGATGTTAACTCAGTACCTGTGATACCACCtttgggtttcgataacccaatACCTGCGTATGCTGGGTCAGCGGCAtacaacccatttgagcagccggcgcacactcactacaactacaactatggATATGCAGATGTAGATCCATATCAGGTAGCTCGGGATTACAATGCTCTACATCCTGAAGGACCGTATGGAGGACCTTGGACTACTGGttacccgacttatgggtaccagcatcaGCCGCCTCCTCCGCCGGTGTATCAGCCGCCTCAGCCGCCAATTCAGCAGGAAGTCCTTGAGAGGTTAAATCAAGTCGAGCAAGAAGTTCGAGAAGACCGCAGAGAGCGGCAAGGATTCTTCAAGGGATTGTCAGACTTGCTCAAGGGGAAGTCAaaaagaaggggtcattga